CTCCTGTGTGAAAGGATGTGGGAATCCCAGTCACAGCACCAGATGTTGTTGTGGAAATAATCTGAATTGCAATTTAGGTCAGAGCACAAGCAATTTATTTCTATGGCTAAAGGAGATGAtagggagcagcagagggacagcCTCTGCTGATGCGAACTCTGCCCAGCGGGGGCAGCTACAGAGTTTCTGTAACTTCTACAAcccatttttcaaaaaaactaTGTCAGATAAGCAGCATATGATATGTAACAGTGAATGAAATTCATCAGACAGCTCTAGGCAGTACGTtcttttatagaatcatagaatggctaggattggaagggaccttaaagatcatttagttccattccccctgcacgggcagggacccctcccactagaccaggttgctcaaatgtccaatccaacctggccttgaacacatccaggttcaatacaattaatttattctgtttaaGTGCTTCTTAACTCCTGAGACCTCCAAAGACCAGAGCAAGTTgactgtttttctcctttcataaCTTCACTGTGGTCCATGAGACCatcagaagcagcaggacatcCCCAGGGCAAGAAGCGGAAATTAACACAAATGGAACAGCTACACAGTACAATTCTCTGTACATCTTAAATTTCATCAACATTTTTaagtttacattttttcttgaagttaAGTCTTTACACTTCAGATTTTGGGGAATAAATTTAGAAAGAACATGTTATCAAACTGCTATTTGAAATAGAAACTGttacattttagaaataagTTTTCCTACACAATTGTTTCAACTGACAATCCTGTCTTGTATTTGCATAGATAAGCTGTTTAGTTTGCCTAAAGAGGGGTACTGGTTGTAGATTAGTATGATTAGTTGTGTATTAAGAAGCAAGGATTTTAAGACCTTTGTGGAGCATCAGATTCtagcagaataatttttttttaaataatttctcattaaagTTGCCAATTGCTATTCCAAAGTGAAAAAATGACCATATGTAATACACctgtattaaaaatgcagtgatCAAAAAGTAGGCATGATGGAATATATAGGATCTGTAAACTTTTATGTATACATATTTCATACATATATCTGTAAAGTTACAATAAAAGAAAGTTGGTACTCAGTTCCTCCTCACACTATACTGTAAAggtaagttttaaaaaatcaactatttgatttttttaaaaaaattaagttttgtttCACTTCATGTGCAGTCTTAAAATCGTTTTGAGATATTTGAATTGAGAAGGAGCTAAGGAAGAACTGGTACACTGGAGAACTTTGGAAGGGATTGCTTACAGATGTATAGCTGCAAgtaattttctctccttttatgAGAGAAATGTCATCCCTTAAAGATCAAAAAGCTTGTACGTCATGAAAAGGAAACTTAAGTAGTGGGCTCAACAAATGGCTAAAAAATGCATAGCTGTTACCTGAGGATATGGCTAATCTCACTTTCAAATGCAGTATgtataattttccttctttcagcattttaaatattgGGATTTGGTTTTCCTCGGTGCACTGAAATTCCTTTGTTGTTGGTAAATGGTGTCTTGATTCTCAGTCCCTACGTTAATGTGTCACAAAATGCTTTCTCTTTAGTGATTCACACTAGGATCAATCAAGGTTTGTCTTGGCTCAGTTAATGAAGTAGATTTTTGGAAAGCATGTTTTGAATGAAGCCAGTCTTTATccaatggctttttttttcctcttgtaacTTGTGAAATTCAAAGCACATGGGTCTGGTTCCAGGTGATTTCTGCTACTGTGTTGTAACACTTGAGTTGGTAACATGTGTTGTAGTATTTAATGTCAAGTTTTGGTGcttaaaagaaatcagaatGACCCTACTGGCCCTCGGATATCTGAGCTCTGTAGTAACTGAAGAGCTGTATAAAAACATTATATTTGCTATAAACTTAGCTTTTACATTAgtatctttctcttttcatatatccagtattttctctgttcttcccCTAGAGATGGACTTACAAAGAAGACTTGGAACTGAAATCAGGAGTAAAGGAGTTTGGAGTGGGTAACTGGGCTAAAATTTTGGTTCATGGTGACTTTAACAACAGAACTAGTGTCATGTTAAAGGACCGATGGAGAACACTGTGCAGGAATGACCAAGGCTAATTTGGACTACAGGAATCAGCTCAGCTTGACCTTTTCCTACGTAAGGATCTAGTTTAGCATTTTTGGTATAATAGCTTATCTTAGTCTCAGAATGTCTAGCAGTGTGTCTGTCCTAAAACATGAAACAGAACAGTAGTAGTTGTAAAACATTCATGTAAGCTCAGTTGTTTGCGTAATGATGACTTAAATGTGAAGCCTGGCCTTTTCTTGACTCGCATGGCATGATCTAATTTCTGAAATGGGAAAATGCCTGCAGTGATTTAAGAAAGATCAGTTTTATACACAGGGGTATTAAATTACTGTAAACATGTTTAACTTGATAAAGGCTAATACAGAGTCATGTGTTCTCCATTTTTAAAGGGTTGTATCTCGAGTCAGATTGAGCTTTTTTATCACATTATTTCCTTCCGTATAATCCATTCGAATgtggtttgcttttatttgaaattttggTCAGACTTGTCATCTTTGTCAGTAAGCTATtcaaaaaaatatgtatgtattaGTATAGCTAATTATACAGTCAggttcctttatttttttcagttaaaaaagtGATGCTCCATGTAATTTTGTACTTATAAGTAGTAatgctgctgggttttgttgtttggggttttttttaaagggttaaATTCTAGGTGGCAGATTAAGTTGAACCATATTATATATTGGCATAATAGCACTTTTTATCTCAaggaagagatggaaaacatggaaaataacaGTATGATACTAGGTCTTAGCATCTATTATATTGTGCTACCTACCTTGTCTTGAGAAGTGGCTTCTCCTAGAGGGGCAGGAAAGGGAAAGCTCAAAATCATATGGCCAAAATGGGGCTCTGACAGAGAGCACAGCTCATGAGACATGTTTCATCTATGCTCTCCTCTGTCTCTGTCTGCAGTGATTGCAAGCAAAGATAATCTCTGATGGGGGTAACCATCTGTCAGGGTGTCAGTTGGTCACTGTAAATGCCCTGCTCATGAGAGACTGTAAAAGATTAATGATGTACTACTCTTTCTCTCTTGGTTCAAATTGTGTGGAAAGGAGTTCCTCATCCTCAGAAAACCCATACTTTCCACTGTCATATTCATGTGAATCTAGTGACTTGAACTAATATATCACAGCACTCTTGTGAAGTGAAAGCTCTTAAATTCAGATGTTTTCTGTACCTTTTGTCCTTGGATAAGGTTTTTAATTTACTAGAACCTGACAAGGAAAAGCATCTGTCCAAACTGGtcataataaaataaaccccTCTGCGATATTTTTCCTGTCTACAAAGGAAGATACATATTCTTGAAAGATGAAATGTTTAGGAAGAATTAAGATaatctctctgctttctgtatTTAAGGCCTGCTTCCATTAAGATAAAATAGTAAAGTACAGTTACAAAGGTTTGTTTCACACTCTTACTGTGGACAGAACTTCAGCCAGGTCACCTTCCTCATTCTTGCCACCAGACACTACAGtttcttcttgcagctgctAGAAACAGCACCAAGCAGTAGTCTTCAGGTTCCACGGAGATGCTGCCTGTCTTAGCAGTAAATTTTCTCAACCTTAAGGCATAATTTCTTCTCAGCAAACAGTGCAAGTTTCAGGATCTTGATAAAATACAGGCTTTTTCCTTTAGCAAGGAATGCTAAGGAGCTGTTAACTGTACTATAGCAGGTATCTGGTAAATGATCAAGTGCAGTATGCAGCCTCTTTAATGCTGTGACAATAATTCAAGGTAAGTAATAGGTAACAAAACAAGGATTTGACCTACCTGCGTAACAGTCTTGCCAGTGCTCTAATATTGCAGGCTTCTCTGTTAATCATTGTACATGAGCAGTTTTAACTAGTAATAAGTAACTTTTTTAATGTTAGCCAAAGCTTTAGTAACAAAGTCTTGTTTAGGTTCATCTGTCACGAAGTTCACACTTTGTATTAGTGACATGAAGATCTGAGCAGGGCTACTTCCTGAACGATGCTGGCTAGCTTTATGTCTTGATGAAGGTGGCTGAACATGAAAACTGCCATGTGGAAGAATACCCACTTGTAGTATGAACAAAGGATCTAAACTGAAATGTGGTTTTAACTCTccaactttcatttttattcaccCTTGCTATTTAATTATGACAACTATTCTCACTTGAGAATGTTTGGTTGGCTTACTGCTGATTAGGAGCAGTGCCTGTAGACAGGACTGCAGCCAGGAAAGAACAAGAACTTTAGGAAAAGAAGCTATTACAATTAGAAACATTAACTCTTTAAttacaaaagagaaatacaggaatGTGCTTCTAGTGTTCTAATAAAATGATCGGGTTTAGGGTTTTGTATTGAGGCAGAGAGAATTTCACAAAAGGCTTCTGACTCCTTCAAAATTTGTTTAGGCTCCAGAAAATGCAGTAGGAATATGTAGGTTTCTTAGCATTGGCATTAATTTTCATAAtccttttggttttgctgttttaaaggTCTTCTAAacttttatgtaaaaataaagctatGCACAAGGGGACATGAACAGTGCTCCAGCTGCCGAATCTTCTTCCAGGTTCCTTGGCACTGAGAGTTGCCAACTGCTTCCCAGTGTAAGATTTTACCACTGAAATGTGACAGTAAATGAGgaattaaaacactgaaaactgtgttttgtgttACAAGGTTGTATTGTATAACATGTCAAGATTATATTTGCTTATTAATGTAAGAGTTTAATTAGCTCATCTGGCTCTTAAAATGCTTTCCTAAGTATAGCATACAGGGTGATGGATTGAGTAGCTGGTTGTACAGGTATTAAGTAGTATGCATATTATTAAATGTATAGatcaaataaaaatctgttccCAATATTAAATGTTTACTTTCAACACTACTGTTCTAGAAACCAGGTGTCTAGGTTTAAGAGTACTGATACACTATTTTAAACCTGAAATCAGATTTGGAGTAGCCAGGGAATACTGTTCTTAAGTGAAAGTGTCCGTAGCTGTAAGAAGACCTCTTGCACTACAGACACTGCATCATCCATTCATAATAGTAAATAAAGCACTCACTGAACTCTTATATAGGAATTATTTCACAATTTTACCTAAGTTTTAGAAGAAATTTATGTGAAAATTGAAAGGGTACATCTTCCGAGCTCTAGAGCGATATGAGCCACTTCCTTTTTAGGTGTAATAATGCAGCTTTTAATGAGGCCTGGAGAAGTCTTTACCTTCTGTACTGGATTTTGCTACAGAagtgacagcagaaaaatggCTTTCCTTACCCCTCTGCATTATGGCCATCTCCAGAGCAACGATGCGTGTCAGCGTTCATAGCTGGAGGCTGGCAAGCCACACACACAGTATGTCCTTCTCGTAGGTACTGCATCCATCGAGCGTATGGCCGATTTTCCAAAGCACAGTGGTGTGAAAGTGATTCTGTTTTGAATTCCACACAATATCTGctcagcaggaaaataatttaattagttACAACAGATGAAGCACAAGCTAGGTATAAACTTTAAATGTGGGTGGTATTTGTCAAGTTCAAGTTAGACATCATCATTGCTAGCAAGTCTGTTTCTGACTAACCCTAAAAGCATTACACAAACTGTTTCTCATTCCATGCCTCAGTCCTGTGTCTTATGTATAATCTCACTTTCTGGATGTGTTCTGTATTCTTAAATTATGTTGAAAAACAAATTGTGtcaaaggctgagaaagctggggttgttcggcctggagaaggctccagagagatgTTATAGTGACCTTCCCTTCTGAAGGGGCCTACcggaaagctgggaaaggacattttacaagggcatgtagtgataggacaaaggggaatggtttaaaactgaaagagggtactgtgaaggtgatgagacactggaacaggttgcccagggaagctgtgaatgccccctccctggaagtgttcatgaccaggttggatggggctttgagtaacctggtctagtcgGAGATGTCCCTACTGACGCaggggggggtggaactagatgatctttaaagttccttctaaccctaaccattctatgattctgtattttttctcatatgctgctaaaagaaaatggaaaagaagctTCAAGAATACCAATGGGCTTTATTGTTCTGGTGAAAGTAGCATTGGGCAAATCATTATGAGCATTACAGACCAAATAATAGGCTAATTTAAACACCATAACCATCTGTACTGGTAactaaaaatttttttttactgcttgtgtcaattaaagaaaaaaaaaggtctcttGAGACTGATCATGTTCAgtccattttgttttttcagagaCCTGGTTTCTCAGACTTACATTTATTCAGCCTTGGTTTAGCATTATTTACTGTTTGGTTTCAAAAGCAGCTATCCTCACGTTTGCCATGACCCCAATGTCTAATTCAGGACAATTAGCAAGTAATAAAAAACATCTAGAGCGTGCAAATGAactgcaggagagaaaaaacagcacaagCTATAGCTTATTGTTTAATTATTGCAAATTCAATTACATTTTTCCCTGTAGCAGGCTATGTTCTATTGAACAAGGTGACACACATGCTTATGATAAATAGTTTACCCAGTGTCTTCTTTATCTGAAGGCCAGAGAGAAGATGCTGCTTGTCGTTTTCTTTGTTTACCGTATTCAGAGGTAGTTAtgaaagcagggactgaggaagaaaacagttaCAATAAGGCAGCAAGACACAGCTGAGTCATATTTCAATTCCTGTAACAGTGGGTGAATGAATCAGGAGCTTGTGGATGGTGATGCTGACTACTGAAAAACTGATAAAATGTTGGCAACATCAGACCTCAACTCCATTCCTTACAGCTAAGCTCTCTACTTACTCAGAAGAAATATATCTACAAATCCATGCCATCTAGTCAGTGAGGAAATAggatgttatttttatatatatatatgatacaATGATAGAAACTAAggttttaaattgtatttttaaccAGCTAGCTGCAGATAGATTTACTTTTTATGCTTATTGACATCAGTAAAATTTATGAAGGCTCTAATGGGCACAATGTACAGATAAAGCAAAGGGAGAATACCGTGTTCATGGCCGCAGTCCTCTCCCTGGTAAGTCAGGTATTCCAGGCAGCCAGCCTTCTCCTCTACAGCAGGACAAGGTTCCCCACCATTTTTCGGTTCCTGTTGTACGTAGCGCCTGCGTATCCGCAGATTGGGTTGACACTGTTCTGCACAGCCACTCCAGTGACTCCACTCCCCCACAACGCATGGAAGAGCTGCaaagcagcattaaaatattactgGTAGTCAAGGCTTCTGTTTTATCCTAATTACTCTCAGAAGCTTGAGTAATAAGactgtgtctgtttttttctttcttacataCTTCTATTTATTGGGTTTTAAATGCTCTTCTAGGAGTTTGCATCTTCAGATTTAGCATTCAAACCTGGCTGCAGTGCTTGCCTCCCTATTCCATCCCTTGTCCAGAAAGAAAGAGCTCCTCATGGAAGCCTTTGACTACAGCTGTGGGGTTCTTCTGTACCCTCTTCTGAAGCATTAGCCCCAAAGGACACCAGCTCATGGATTATCCAGACCAGTGAATGGTCTAACCTACCTTGGCAGTTCCTACACCACTAGATTTTCttaagagacaaaaaaataaagtagcagAAATCAGGAAGCCTTTCAGCCTTCTTGGTTCCCCTCAGACTGATTCCTAACCCCTTTTCTTCAACACTGAAGGAAGTTCCACTGCCACAGCTTTGCACAGGACATCCTGCCCTTCAGTCCTCACTGCAAAGACAATTTTTGGTCACAATTTTGGCTTTGTTTAGTCTCACAACAGGGGATGTGTGTAgagctgtgtgtctgtgtctgtacAGCTACTGATACAGATAAAGCTTTACAACAATGCAGATCTTTAAACATACtacataaaatgtaaaaatgtcatttaaaatcCCTGTTCTGCCTATTCCCATCTACAGAATAGTCCACTGGATATTCGACTTCCAGTTCTCATGGATCACAAACTTCCTCTGAACTCGACCAGAACATTCTGGGGAAAGTGCAATTATTTTGAGAGTAAACTTTGAATCATAAGAAACTGAATTTCCCTCAGGCAGAGGATCAATAGCACAGGTACCATACACTTCTACTTTTGGTTTCTCCTAACCCAGCCTAATATTCAGGTGCAAGGAACTTCCCCCTTTATCtgttaaattaatatatattaggTGAGGGTCTCAAATAAAGGTatcagatgaagaaaaagaaatcctttgTTTTGTATTCTATGGTATTTTTCTGGTAACTGTTGAAACTTTTAGCCTATTTTATGGCCTTTGGCACCTTTTTTGATTAACATGCaagttctttagaaaaaaactaaaTCATCAAGAATGAGCCcttattttgtgtttgtcaCTTTTTGTAACCTTTCCAGGAGAGATGTAAATGATAGACTATAAACATCTGTTGTCTTGAAACTCAGAAATGCTCGGTTCTACCATATCTGCTATCCACTGGCCACTTCCTTCCTTGTTTTATTCTCTATAGTGCATCTAACTGGCATGTTCCTTATAGTTCTCATATGAAGCATGATAAGCATTTTTCTGATCTGTAATTGTCCCTTCTCTTGCATTCCTCATGCATACTCTGCCAGATATCTTCCAGGTGGATACAAATAATCTACGCTGGGATAAAAAGGTTTAGCTGCTGGGTTCCCAGAATACAGAAACAGAGGATGGACACATTATCTCTGAGTAGGAAGATACATAATGCATTGCTCTTCACTTTATTTGTCCATTAACACAatacacaacaggaaaaaacacacaactaTTTCACGTCTCCATGAAACTGAACTTTCCTTAGCCTCATCTACAGGAGCACCAAGCCTCAGGTTTTGAAAACTCTGTGGCCCAGCAAGTTCACAGCTCTTCAAAACTGCACTGAGTGCTGACCTCTAAGAGGTCATGAGGATCGTCTCTGGGTGCTTACTGATGGAACAAACACAACCCCTCCAACAAGGAACTTCAGtctcagcaggcagagcagtgaAAGAACAGGTAAGAAAAATGGCTCACACACAGGCATCCATCAAGAGGAATAATCATTTCCTTTCATGAATAGTCTTCAACCTGTGGTCTACAAGGACATTTTATTTGATTAGTGGTCCATTCCCCACCAGCATCTTCTCCTGGAGGCCACCTGGCAGGTGTTCTTGGTTGGGTAGCCATATTCCTCTGGGCCACCTCCCCTCTCTACAGCTGTGTGTCTAGAGAGAATGTCCTCTGCCTGGACACCAGGAGCAGGACCATCCTTCACATGCACCCATGGtttgctgctggggaagcagtgAATGGCCACGTCTGCAGCTGTCCTTCACCAAAAAATGAGACATGCAATCAAAGCACTGCAGCACTTTATCTGCTTTTAGTCCTTGATGGGTTTGCTTTTTCAGTAAAGTTATAATTAATGTCATGTAACTGAAATACTAGCACATAGtgtcttacaaaaaaaaaaaaaaaaaagctaaatgaagcttttccctttcccatggATGCTGTTTCCCGTTAGCTTGTAATGGAAGATACAaggttttgattatttttttttgttctgtatttcctGATTACAATTTAAATCCACAGGAAGTTTTATAGCATAGCCACTAATTAAGTACTTGTATCAATGTTGAAGAAAAGTGATGGGAACAAACTAGTCtttcaggaaaatactttttgccTTCTAGGATTCTGCCAATACAAGACATTGGGACTAGAATGTGACAACTTCTGTTTGTAACACTTCATAAGACAGAAATTGCTGGGTTTGCCGTGTCGCTGTATCTCTAAGGTCTTGGAGCACTGCAGACATCATAAAGCAGATAAAACCCCTGACAGAGGCTGCCTGGCAGATGTCCTTATCGCACTATTACAattctcctcctttcctctcactTTGCACCTGTTCTGACCAAACTTGCTCACTTTTGAGTGGCCCAACAGCACCAGGCGTACATGTGGCCAACGATGCCACATCCCACACCCTAAGGAACTCCAGTGCAACAGAAccacagagcagccctgggcatTGGGTCACTGACTTTCCATCGTGCTTACCAGTTAGCattctcttgcattttcttctaCCTAAACACATCTTCCCAGACAGCTCCTGGGTATGATTTGTAgaacagcactggaaaacagCACGGAAAAAGCACATGGTTTGACACTGCATCACCAGGCACTGCCTTCAGACACGTAGGGGCACCCAGGGGACATGACACAGTCTCTGTGAAGTGGTGGCTGTAAAGGCACCACTCTAATATGCTGCAGCACAAACCTCAAACATTTGTTTCAAGCATTGtgaactagaaaaaaagaaaaccagtaatAGCAAAGATGTCTTAGATCCCACCATGAGACAGCTGACAAGTGCTAAATGCAGTATGAACATAAAAGTCtttccagcctggctgcagggccagAAAACAGTTATTGGCCCCACTTTATTTAATAATACAGACATAGACATCAATGCCTGATCACACATCTTAGTTCCATCTGAAGtacacaaaagacagaaaatgtcatCTAGACCAGTTTCCTTATCTGTTGACTCTCTTCCAAGTTGGCTGTATGAATGACCTGCAAAAGTAAGAATTTCTACATCATTTATATCTCCTGTTAGCACTTTGATATGCAGACAACACAATGTCTAACCTCACATTTTCCATACAGAAAACTGCAAGAGACAGCAGCTGCACACAAATTGAAGCGATTACTTCACATCTTACTGGAACTAAACCAAACTGACAGTTAAATAT
This Apus apus isolate bApuApu2 chromosome 2, bApuApu2.pri.cur, whole genome shotgun sequence DNA region includes the following protein-coding sequences:
- the SBSPON gene encoding somatomedin-B and thrombospondin type-1 domain-containing protein, which gives rise to MGGAALSGALWLGLLWAGSGAGGSCSGKCCEGRDAACVGEGWREGGGYGTCYCDGGCRRAGDCCHDHSQACPALPCVVGEWSHWSGCAEQCQPNLRIRRRYVQQEPKNGGEPCPAVEEKAGCLEYLTYQGEDCGHEHVPAFITTSEYGKQRKRQAASSLWPSDKEDTGYCVEFKTESLSHHCALENRPYARWMQYLREGHTVCVACQPPAMNADTHRCSGDGHNAEGGKILHWEAVGNSQCQGTWKKIRQLEHCSCPLVHSFIFT